From Kineococcus rhizosphaerae:
TCCCAGGAGCTTGTCCAGCTTGTCCAGGCGGGTGGCCGGGTCGTCGTTGGTGCTGGTGACGACCGTGCTGTACCCGGCCTTTTAGGCCCCGTCGTCGACCCCCTCGTAGATGCGGGCCAGGACGTAGTCGGTCAACAGGGGAACCAGCACGCCCAGCACCCGGCTGCGGCGGGTCCGCAGACTCGAGGCGGCCGGGTCTGGGACATACCCCAGCTCCACCGCCAGCGCCCGGATGCGCAGCGCCGTGTCCGGGCCGACCGAAGTCGGGGGGTCGGCCAGCGCCCGCGAGACCGTCGCGGCGTGCACCCCGGCGCGGGCGGCAATCTGGGCGATCGTGACCGGTTTGCCGGCGCTGTTGGTCCTCGCGCGCACGATGCCTGCTCCTTCGCGGGGTGCGTAGACGGGTCGGGGGCCTCCCGAACCGGTCCCGGAACAGCGGGAACAGTCCGGGCCGGCTGAGGGGAACGCTCAGCTGAGCTCGAGTTCGAGGTCCTTCACATCGGCTAAGGGGCCGAGCAGACCGTCGGGTAGCGGCAGGTTCGTGTCGCCACCGGCACGCAGGGTCTGCGGCCAGCTCGGGTCGGCCAGCGCAGCCTTGCCGATGGCCACGACGTCGGCCGCACCGGTGGTGAGGAGTTCGCGCGAGTCGGCCACGACCTCCATGCCGCCGTTGGCGATCACGGTGCGCCCGAAGTGGTCCTTGGCCACCCGGGCCAGGGTCTTGGTGCCCTCGCTGTTCAGCGGGGCGCTGGCGCGGTATTCGGTGGTATGGACGTAATCGACACCGGACTCACGTAGGGCGACGAAGATCTGTGCTGCCTCCTGCTCGGCGCCGGCCCACTTGTGGTGGTTGTCGCTGACCTTGCCCTGGGAGATGCGGATCCCCACGGTGATCTGCGACCCCACGGCGTCGATGACGTCCTGGCACACCTCCACGGCGAAGCGGATGCGGCCGGCGACGTCACCGCCGTACTCGTCGGTGCGTTCGTTGAGGTAGTCGGTGATGAACTCGTCGAGCAGGTAGCCGTTGGCGCCGTGCACCTCGACCCCGTCGAACCCGGCGTCCACGGCGTTCTTCGCGGACTGGACGAAACCGGCGCGGACGTCGCGCAGTTCGGCGTGGGTCAGTTCGCGAGGGGTGCGGTAGGGGCCGCTGCCGCGGTACATGCCGAGCTGCTCACCACGAGGGGCGATCGCCGAGGGGCCGACGGTCCCGTCACGGTGGGCGTTGCCCTGCGACTGCCCACCACCGTGCTGCAGTTGGGCGAAGACGAGGGACCCGCCGTCGTGCAGGCGTTCCACGACGGTCGACCACGCACGGGCGTGTTCGGGGCGGGCCAGCCCGGCCTGGTGCAGGTAGGTCTGGCTGAACTCGGAGTCGGTGAAGGACCCCTCGGTGATGACGAGGCCGAACCCGCCGCGCGCCCAGCGTTCATAGTAGTTCGCGACGCGCTCGGTGACGGTGCCATCGGCGTTCGCGCTCACGCGCGTCATCGGGGCCACCGCCAACCGGTTCGGCAGCGTCAGCCCGTTGAGGTCGTACTTCTCGAAGAAGACGTCGGTTGGGTTCTGGTTGCTCATGCTCCACCTGTGTCGTTCGTTGTTGTTCGTCGTCATGCATCAGTCGTTCGTGCTGCCACAGTTCATGCAGCCGCAGTCAGCGGGGTTGCCCCTCAGGGCATGACGTCCCCGCTGTTGGGGCCCAGGGTCTGGCCGACGTAGAGGTTGCCCCCGGGGTCGCTGGCCAGCAGCAGGGCAGTGGGTGCGACCTCGGCCGGTGTCCCGAAGCGTCCCAGCGGCAAGTCGGCCCGCTTCTCCTTCTTCCACGCCTCGTCGACACGTGCCGTCATCTCGGTGTCGATGGGGCCGGGGGCAATGGTGTTGACCAGGACGCCCTGTGAGGCGACCTCCCGGGCCAGGGACTTGGTGAACCCGATGACTCCGGCCTTGGCCGCGGCGTAGTGGGCCAGGGTCTGGCCACCGAGCAGACCGAGCTGCGAACCGACGTTGATGATCCGGCCCCACCCAGCCTGCAGCATCGGGTCCAGCACCGCCTGGGCGACCAGGAACGTCCCCGTGAGGTCGATGTCGATGGTCCGCTGCCACTGCGCCAAGGTCATCTCACGGACGGCAACCTGCTCCAGGATCCCCGCGCTGTTGACGACGATCTCGACGTGCCCGCCGAGCAGTGCGGTCGCCGCGGCCACGGCGGCGCGCGTCGAGGACTGATCGGTCACGTCGATGTCGACGGTCTCGAAACGGCTCGAGGCAGTGATGGTTCTCGAGGCGATGGTGCCGGGACGGTCGGCGACCACGACGGCGGCGCCGTTGACCGCGAACAGTTCCGCCACAGCCGCGCCGATCTCACCGCCGCCACCGACGACGAGGGCTCGACGACCCTGC
This genomic window contains:
- a CDS encoding LacI family DNA-binding transcriptional regulator; protein product: MRARTNSAGKPVTIAQIAARAGVHAATVSRALADPPTSVGPDTALRIRALAVELGYVPDPAASSLRTRRSRVLGVLVPLLTDYVLARIYEGVDDGA
- a CDS encoding NADH:flavin oxidoreductase, which produces MSNQNPTDVFFEKYDLNGLTLPNRLAVAPMTRVSANADGTVTERVANYYERWARGGFGLVITEGSFTDSEFSQTYLHQAGLARPEHARAWSTVVERLHDGGSLVFAQLQHGGGQSQGNAHRDGTVGPSAIAPRGEQLGMYRGSGPYRTPRELTHAELRDVRAGFVQSAKNAVDAGFDGVEVHGANGYLLDEFITDYLNERTDEYGGDVAGRIRFAVEVCQDVIDAVGSQITVGIRISQGKVSDNHHKWAGAEQEAAQIFVALRESGVDYVHTTEYRASAPLNSEGTKTLARVAKDHFGRTVIANGGMEVVADSRELLTTGAADVVAIGKAALADPSWPQTLRAGGDTNLPLPDGLLGPLADVKDLELELS
- a CDS encoding SDR family oxidoreductase is translated as MSAPLLQGRRALVVGGGGEIGAAVAELFAVNGAAVVVADRPGTIASRTITASSRFETVDIDVTDQSSTRAAVAAATALLGGHVEIVVNSAGILEQVAVREMTLAQWQRTIDIDLTGTFLVAQAVLDPMLQAGWGRIINVGSQLGLLGGQTLAHYAAAKAGVIGFTKSLAREVASQGVLVNTIAPGPIDTEMTARVDEAWKKEKRADLPLGRFGTPAEVAPTALLLASDPGGNLYVGQTLGPNSGDVMP